In Siniperca chuatsi isolate FFG_IHB_CAS linkage group LG16, ASM2008510v1, whole genome shotgun sequence, the following proteins share a genomic window:
- the si:ch211-203k16.3 gene encoding angiopoietin-related protein 1, giving the protein MSLLPLTNPHGWSVCSALCILIVLLPEAKADNTTTQRNGGGSQCGEYTNQVMEDGMCRLVATLPQLDEQKCPDMFRCTDEVSYWLHENEERKQQIVALKETISELQEELRNHRHRIKVLELQSEERNHLNISLEQRFHEMEVHYAEATTLLHLQGTLILDLQNQLHNLTLLLDKVKRSPGCLINIVRPNPLMSAQEALHPEIHHMRNCPIDCASIYYNGVRRSGLYTVVPSLAGMPVEVYCDMDKDGGGWTVIQRRVDGSVSFDRSWRDYRDGFGDLHSEFWLGNEHIHDLSTQGDYSLRIDLEDWSNKHKHALYQRFSLEDEEHQYRLHVSGFSGTVQDSFSWYHDKQGFSTPDSGNICAEISHGGWWYNQCFYANLNGVYYRGGHYTPKGQGPLGPDGIVWYSWRDSDYYSLRKVSMMIRPRSFRTRLSP; this is encoded by the exons ATGTCTCTCCTGCCCTTAACCAACCCTCATGGCTGGAGCGTGTGCTCTGCTCTCTGTATCCTCATCGTGTTGCTTCCAGAGGCCAAAGCAGACAACACTACCACTCAGCGCAATGGCGGGGGATCCCAGTGTGGGGAGTACACTAACCAG GTGATGGAGGATGGGATGTGTCGGCTGGTGGCCACACTGCCTCAGCTGGATGAGCAGAAATGCCCGGATATGTTTCGCTGCACGGATGAGGTTTCCTACTGGCTGCATGAGaacgaggagaggaaacagcagATTGTGGCACTGAAGGAGACCATCTCtgagctgcaggaggagctgaggaacCACCGGCACCGCATCAAAGTCCTCGAGCTGCAG AGTGAAGAAAGGAACCACTTGAATATCTCCTTAGAGCAGCGTTTTCATGAGATGGAGGTTCACTATGCTGAAGCCACCACCCTGCTGCATCTGCAGGGCACTCTGATCCTCGACCTCCAG AACCAACTTCATAATCTGACACTTTTGCTGGATAAAGTCAAAAGAAGCCCTGGGTGCTTGATCAACATCGTCCGCCCCAATCCACTGATGAGTGCTCAAGAAGCTCTGCACCCAG AGATTCACCATATGAGGAACTGTCCCATAGACTGTGCCTCCATCTACTACAATGGAGTGAGGAGATCAGGTCTCTACACAGTAGTGCCATCACTGGCCGGCATGCCTGTGGAGGTCTATTGTGATATGGACAAAGATG GTGGTGGCTGGACTGTGATCCAGCGGCGTGTTGACGGCTCGGTGAGCTTTGACCGCAGCTGGAGGGACTACAGGGACGGTTTTGGTGACCTGCACTCAGAATTCTGGCTGGGCAACGAACACATACATGACCTGAGCACCCAGGGAGACTACAGCCTCCGCATCGACCTGGAGGACTGGAGCAACAAGCACAAACACGCCCTCTACCAGAGGTTCAG TTTGGAAGACGAGGAGCATCAGTACCGTCTCCATGTGTCAGGCTTCAGTGGGACAGTGCAGGACTCTTTCAGCTGGTACCACGACAAGCAGGGCTTCAGCACCCCCGACAGTGGCAACATCTGTGCTGAGATCTCCCACGGCGGTTGGTGGTACAACCAGTGCTTCTACGCCAACCTTAATGGAGTCTACTACAGG GGAGGCCATTACACCCCTAAAGGCCAGGGGCCGCTGGGTCCTGATGGGATCGTTTGGTACTCCTGGAGAGACTCTGACTACTACTCCCTACGCAAAGTCAGCATGATGATCCGCCCACGCAGCTTCCGAACCCGTTTGTCGCCCTGA